The Candidatus Woesearchaeota archaeon sequence GGTATGGCATGCACGGGCCTGTGGCAGGTTTTTTTTCAGCGCTGCTTGTTGGCATTATGGGAAATGGCGTTGGAAGAACTTTATGGGGCAATCCAGACACTGATGGTTACTCACTATTTTTTCCATTGTTGATAGTAATGATTTTTTTTATTGGATTAAAAGCAAGTGCAAGCAAGCAGTTGATGTTTGCTGCACTTTGCGGATTTTTACTTGCTGTTTTTGCTCTTCTTTGGCCCGGCTGGTGGTTTTTGTTTGATGTTATGATTGTAGTTCTGACACTTAATGTGTTGTACAAAATTTTCTATGACAGGCGCTCTGCGACACAATCAGTTATGTTGCTTGCAGTGCTTTTGGTGTCCACTGGTTTTTTTGTAACGCTTTTCATAAAGTTTGAATATTTCTCTTCCAGTTTTGGAAACTTTTTGCAGTACCAAAAAAGCATCACAAGCCCGTTAAGATTCAACATTTGGCCTAATGTTTACACGACAGTGGGTGAGCTTCAGGGAGTTTCGCTTAAGGAAGGGATTATTTCGCTTGGTGGTTTTTTTATTGTTGCAGCAGCACTTTTTTCATTTTTGTTTGTCGCATTAAAACAAAGAGATTCTCCTGAGGGAGTTACGTGTTTTGTGCTTTTGTTGTGGCTTATGGGAATGCTGTACGCATCAACACAGGGCTTGAGGTTTTTGTTGCTGGCAGTTGCTCCAGTCGCGCTTGGTTTTGGAATTTTTTCAGCCAAGCTTGCATCCTTTGCTGAAAATAAAAAGTTGTCGAAATTTCTGTTCACAGGGATAGTTATTTTCCTGCTTGGAATTATCATGATGTCAAAACAGGCACAGGAGTCGTATGCGCTTTCTGTTAACGAGGAACCTTATGTGGATGATGCGTTGTGGTCATTGCTTGAAACCATTAAGGCAAGTAGTCTGCCTGATGCGATAATAACTTCATGGTGGGATTTGGGGCACATATTCAAGTATGTTGCTGAACGTCCGGTGACAGTTGATGGCGGCTCCCAACATAGAACAATCACTTATTGGGTTGGTAAGATACTTGCAACAGACAATGAAAAAGAGGCGGTTGGCATTCTTCGTATGCTTGACTGCGGCTCAACCCGTGCTTATGAAATTCTGGAAAACAAAACTGCCGATGCATTAAAGGCAGTTGGCATTCTTGATAAGATTCTGTTGATGGACAAGGAGTCAGCTGAGCAGGAGCTCAGGATGCAAAACATTGATCCTGCTGATTTAATTCCGCACGTAAAGTGCACTCCTCCTCAGGCGTTTGTCATTGTTTCTGCAGACATGGTGAAAAAAGCAGAAGTTTGGGGTATGTTTGGTGCGTGGAATTTTACAAAAGCAATGGAAGTAAGTCTTGCACACAACACCCCCCAGGAAAAAGGAATTGAAAATTTGCAAAATTATTTTGGGCTTGACAAAAGAGAGGTGCAGGAAACGTATGACAGGATAAACTCTTTTATGGACGCAAAGGAATACATTGCGCCAAAGCCATACTATGACGTGGAAGGCGCAAGGTGCATAAATGACACTGATGGGCTTTTGTGCGCCAATGGGCTGAGATTGAATATTTCTTCAATGGAATCTGTTGGCGTAAAAACAGGAAAAAAATATGGAGTGGTTTATCCAACAAGTGATGGTGAGCTTAAGGTGTCATCGAACGCAAGCATTTATCAGCTGATAATACCTTTTGGTGAAAGGACTGAAAACGTAATTTCATCGTCTGAATTGAAGACAAGCATTTTTACGCGGCTTTATTTCTACAGAGGACATGGGCTCAGGCATTTCAAACTTCTCGCATGGAAGCCCTCTATGACAAAAGGACACTATTTTGCATACAGGATTGATTGGGATGGAAGCGAGCCGTTTATTCTTCCAGAAGCGTATCAGGTAAGCAAGTAGTGCTGCTTTTTCATATTAGTTTCGCTGAATGGTACTTGTTTACCATAGCTTCTCACAAATTTGCCCTGAGTGAAGCGCCGAAGGCGCGGAACTCGGGCAAATTCGTAGAAAGTTATTTAAACCTAATATAAACCTTATCCGGAAAACGGTGGTAGTATGATTAAAAAATTAATGGGTTGGCTGTCTGGTTTTTTCAGTTCTCAAAAAAAGAACATTAAGCTTGGAATTTATGGTCCTCCTAATTCTGGAAAAACAACGCTTGCAAACAAGATTTGTCAGGACTGGCTTGGGCAGGACATGGGTTCTGTGTCGAGCATTGCTCATGAAACGCGTGAAATTCAGATAAAGGAGCAAATTAGCATTAAGGCAAAGGATGGAAGGGAGTTGTTGTTTAACCTTGTTGATACTCCTGGCATTGCAACAAGGATTGATTATGAAGATTTTATCAAGTCAGGAATGACTGAAGGAAAAGCAAAAAAAAGAGCAAAAGAGGCGACAAGAGGAGTGATTGATGCCATCAAATGGCTGGATGAAATGGATGTTGTGCTTGTGGTGCTTGATGCTGCAACTGATCCTTATTCGCAGGTCAACATTACAATAATAGGAAACCTTGCAGCACGCAACATTCCAGTTCTTATTGTGGCGAACAAGATTGACCTGCGTAAGGCAAATATGAAGAAAATACAGGCAGCTTTCCCGCAATATGAAGTGATTGGCATCTCTGCTAAGTACGGCAAGAACGTAAACGAGTTTTATGAATCTCTCTTCAGGCTCGCAGGAAGGTGAACAATGGTCACGCTGCAATTTGTGCCATACACTGACATAGAACAACTGTCAAGTGTGGGGCGAATAAGGCATTTGCTTAACATAGCAAAGCAGAATAAGATTGTGCTTTTGCAGGGCAGGCTTAAAAAAGAAGAGGAAGCGGAATTAATCAAGGTTACAATGGAGGAGATTAATAGACAATTCAGGGGTATTGAGCTTGCAGTAATAAACCCGCAACAAAGCCAAATCGGCGGGTTCACAAAAGTAAAATACGACATCCTTGGAATGCTCCTTGGTGACAGAAGCGGACTCACAATAATAGGTCCAGCAAGTGTTGTTAAAGCAATATCAAAAGACCCAAACAAGATAGAATTATACACCAGA is a genomic window containing:
- a CDS encoding DUF2073 domain-containing protein, yielding MVTLQFVPYTDIEQLSSVGRIRHLLNIAKQNKIVLLQGRLKKEEEAELIKVTMEEINRQFRGIELAVINPQQSQIGGFTKVKYDILGMLLGDRSGLTIIGPASVVKAISKDPNKIELYTRNAKKRKK
- a CDS encoding 50S ribosome-binding GTPase, with translation MIKKLMGWLSGFFSSQKKNIKLGIYGPPNSGKTTLANKICQDWLGQDMGSVSSIAHETREIQIKEQISIKAKDGRELLFNLVDTPGIATRIDYEDFIKSGMTEGKAKKRAKEATRGVIDAIKWLDEMDVVLVVLDAATDPYSQVNITIIGNLAARNIPVLIVANKIDLRKANMKKIQAAFPQYEVIGISAKYGKNVNEFYESLFRLAGR